The DNA segment ACCGTCTCCTTCAGCGCCTCGCTGAGGGTCGGGTGGGCGTGGATGTTGCGGGCCACCTCGTCGGCGGTCAGATCCCACAGCTGGGCCAGGGTCAGCTCCGGCAGCAACTCGGTCACCTCGGGGCCGATCATGTGCGCACCGAGCAGTTCGTTGTGGGTGGCGTCGGCCACCACCTTGACGAAGCCGACCGGTTCGCCCAGGCCGTGGGCCTTGCCGTTGGCCGTGAACGGGAACTTGGCGACCTTGACGTCGTAGCCCTTGTCCTTGGCCTGTTCCTCGGTGTAGCCGAAGGAGGCGACCTGCGGCTGGCAGTAGGTCGCCCGGGGGATCATGTCGTAGTTGATCGGCATGGTCTCGGCACCGGCGATGGTCTCGGCGGCGACGACTCCCTGTGCCTCGGCGGTGTGGGCGAGCAACAGCTTGCCGGTCACGTCACCGATCGCGTAGACGCCGTCTACATTGGTCCGCATGTGGTCGTCGATGGCGATCGCGCCGCGCTCGGTGGTCTGCACACCGGTCGCGTCGAGACCGTAGCCGTCCAACCGGGGTGCGAAACCGATCGCCGACAGCACCTTGTCGGCCTTCAACTCCTGGGAGTCCGAGCCGTCGGCCTTGCTGACGGTGACGGTCACACCGTCACCGGATTCGTCGATGCTGTCGACCTTGGTCGAGGTCAGGATCTTCACACCGAGCTTCTTGTAGGCCTTGGTGAGTTCCTTGGAGATCTCCGGGTCCTCCAGCGGCACGATCCGGTCGAGGAACTCGACGATGGTGACGTCGACGCCGTAGTTGGCCAGTACGTAGGCGAACTCGATGCCGATCGCGCCGGCACCGGCGATGATGATCGAGTCGGGCACCTCGGACTCGAGGATCTGCTCCTCATAGGTGACGACCTTGTCGGACTTGGACACACCCGGGAGCAGCTTGGTGGTCGCACCGGCGGCGATGATCACATTGTCGGCGGTGAGCGTCTCGCTGCTGCCGTCGTTCAGCTCGACAGCGATGGTCTTCGCGTCGGTGAAGGTGCCCCAGCCGTCGTACTCGGTGATCTTGTTCTTCTTCATCAGGAAGTGAACGCCCTTGATCATCTGCTCCGAGACCTTGCGGCTGCGGCTGTGCGCTGCGCCGTAGTCGAAGCTGACCTCACCGCTGATGCCGAAGTCCTTGGCCCGGTGGTTGAAGATGTGTGCCAGTTCGGCATTGCGCAGCAGCGCCTTGGAGGGGATGCAACCGACGTTGAGGCACACACCACCCCAGTACTTCTTCTCCACGATGGCGGTTTTCAGACCCAGCTGGGCTGCTCGAATGGCGGCCACATATCCGCCCGGTCCGGCTCCCAGCACGACGACGTCGAAGTGTGCACTCATGGGCCCAACTCTAGGGCCAAACCGACCTCGGCATGCCACCGGGCCACAGGTGTCGATTGTCTGTGGCGAGCGGGCGGGTATCGTCAATGCTGGTGGCACCGTCAGGGCGCCGAGGCCGACAGCCTCGTACGCGCCGAGCACTCCCCCTCACTCCGGTGCCGCGACCCGCCCGAATCCCCGCCGAGTTCGATTTATCTCGTATATGAGTTATCGTGGTGGGCGTGACCATGACCGACACCTCCTTGGACCGAATCGGCTCCCTCATCCGGGACGCGCGAAAGCATCGTGGACTGACCCAGCACCAGCTGGCCGAAGTGCTCGGCACCAGCCAGAGCGCGATCCACCGGATCGAGGCGGGCAACCAGAACCTCAGTCTGGACATGGTCGGGCGGATCGCCCGGGCGCTGGACAGCGAGCTGATCACCGTCGGCCGCAAGGGCCCGGAGCACCTGCGGGTGCACGGTGGCCGCCCGCTCTCGGGCAGCATCTCCGTCCTCACCTCGAAGAACGCCGCAGTGGCGCTGCTGTGTGCCTCGCTGATCAACCGGGGCACCACGACGGTCCGCAACATCGCCCGGATCGAGGAGGTGAACCGGATCCTCGAGGTGCTGACCAGCATCGGGGTGAAGGCGACCTGGCTGCCCGGGACGAGTGACCTGGTGCTGGAGCGACCGGACCGGCTGGACCTGGAGGCGATGGATGTCGAGGCCGCCCGGCGTACCCGCTCGATCATCATGTTCCTCGGCCCGCTGCTGCACTACTACCCCGAATTCCTGCTGCCCTATGCCGGCGGCTGTGATCTGGGAGCACGGACCATCGAGCCGCATCTGCAGGTGCTCCGTCGGTTCGGGCTGACCGTCGAGGCCACCGAGGGCTACTACCACTGCAGGGTCGACCGGGACTCGGTCGAGGGGAATCGGACCATCGTGCTCACCGAACGTGGTGACACCGTCACCGAGAACGCACTGATGGCGGCCGCGATGACCCCCGGTGAGACCACCCTGCGCAATGCCTCGTCCAACTACATGGTCCAGGACCTGTGCTTCTTCCTGCAGGCACTCGGGGTGACGATCGAGGGCGTCGGTACCACCACCCTCAAGATCTACGGTGTGGAGAGCATCAACCGCGATGTCGAGTACTTCCCGAGTGAGGACCCGATCGAGGCGATGAGCCTGCTGACCGCGGCGATCGTCACCAATTCGGAGCTGACCGTCGAGCGTGCACCGATCGAGTTCCTCGAGATCGAGCTGGCGATCCTGACCGAGATGGGCCTGAAGTTCGATGTCAGCGAGGAGTACGTTGCGCGCAACGGCAAGACCCGGCTGGTGGACCTGACGATCCATCCCTCGCAGCTGAAGGCACCGATCGACAAACTTCACCCGATGCCCTTCCCCGGGCTGAACATCGACAATCTGCCGTTCTTCGGCGTGATCGCCGCCTCCGCCCAGGGACAGACGCTGATCAACGACTGGGTCTATGAGAACCGGGCGATCCGGATGACCGATCTGAACCGCCTCGGCGCCCAGGTCACCTTGCTGGACCCGCACCGGGTGCAGGTCACCGGCCCCACCAAGTGGCGCGGCCAGGAGGTCGTCTGCCCGCCGGCGCTGCGTCCGGCGGTCTGTCTGCTGCTCGGCATGCTGGCTGCCAAGGGCACCTCGATCCTGCGCGATGTCTACGTGATCAACCGCGGGTACGAGGATCTGGCCAACCGGCTGAACTCCGTCGGCGCCTCGATCGAGCGCTTCTCCGACTGAGCCGCTCAGGACCCGCTCGCGTCCCATTCGCCGAGTTCGGCCAGGCTGACCGGGCCGGCCAGCGGGCGCCGGCCGACCTGAGCCAGGGATCGCGCGCTCGGGGTGGGCGTGCGTTCGGTCAGACAGGCTGCGGCGAAGCCGCAGATCCGTCCCTGGCACCAGCCCATACCGGCCCGGGACAAACCCTTGGCGGTCCTGCCGTCGCCGGCGGCGAGATCGTCGCGGACACCCACCAGCTCGGCGACGGTGATCTCCTCGCAACGGCAGACGGTGGTGTCGGGCCGCAACCACTGGTCCCAGCGGGCGGGGACCGGTGATGCCTGGTGCAGGGTACGGGCGAAGCCTCGCTGCCGGGCCAGCTTCGCCGGCGGTCGACGCGGCGTACCCGCTGCTGCCGCGCCGGCGAGCCCGCCCTCGGTCAGTGCCAGGTCCACCCCGCCGACCCCGGTCGACTCCCCCGCCGCCCAGATCTGCGGATGTGAGGTGTGCTGCTGGTCGTCGACGACCAGCACCAGCGACCCGTCGGTGTCGGTACGGGTCTGCAGGCCCAGGGACAGGCCCAACTCCAACTGCGGGGTGAACCCCCAGCCCAGGGCGACCGTGTCGGTCTCGATCCGGCGCTGCGATCCGGGGACCGCCGAGCCGTCGGCCCGCAGCTTCGAGGTCACCACTGCCTCCACCCGGTCCGTGCCGAGAATCTCGGTGATCGCGGTCGAGGTGCGGTAGGGGATCCGGTGCCGCAGCAGCGCCAGCGCGTACCCCGCACCCTCGACCGCCTTCGAGACGAGCGTCGCCCGATGCAACCCGGGCAGCCAGCGGCGGATCGGATTGGCCTCGCAGACAGCCTCCACCCGGACCCCGGCGGCTGCGGCCTGGACGGCCACCGGCAGCAGGAACACCCCGGTGCCGGCGATCACCAGCCTCCGCCCGGGCGCGGTGCCGGAGCCCTTCAACAGGGCCTGCACCCCGCCGGCGGAGAAGACACCGGGCAGGTCCCAGCCGGGGATCGGCAGTTGGCGGTCGTAGGCACCGGTGGCCAACACCAGCCGATCCGCGGTGAGATCCGGGCGCGGCCCGGCATCCCTGGGCGAGTGGGTGTGCAGCAGCAGGCCGGTTCCGGTCTCCCGGATCGCGGCGACCTGGGTGTCGGTGTGCACCACGACCCGGCCGGCGGCCCGCAACTCGGCCAGTCGGCGGCGCAACCGCAGATGTTCGGCCCAGTGGTGGGCGCCGCTGTTCACCGGCTCACCCTCGTCGCCGTGCCGGACGCGTTCGCTCGGGTGCCGCCAGAACTGTCCGCCCGGCTGGTCACCGGCATCGACCAGGATCACCCGGGCCCCGTGCTCGACCGCCGCCACGGCGGCGGTCAGCCCGGCCGGCCCGGCCCCGACGACGGCCACCTGCAGCGACTCCTCGGTCACCGTTCGACCTCCCCGTCGAGTTGCACCCGCATCCCTTCGGCGACCTCCACCAGACAGGTACGCCGCGCCGCCACGTCGTCGATCGTCGCCAGACAGTCGAAACAGACCCCGATACCGCAGAAGGCACCGCGTGGCCGGCCACCGTGGCGGGTCCGCCGCCAGGCCACGTACCCGGCCTCCAGCAACGCCGCCGCGACGCTCTGCCCGGCCCGGGCCGGGGTGGGCTCCTGGTTCACGATCAGCTGGATCCGGTCGCCACTCATGCTGCCCCCGCGCTCGCCCGGTCGAAGCGGGCCGGATCGAACGGCAGCAAGGACAGGTCGGGTTCGGCACCGGTGATCGCCTGTGCGAGCAGCTTGCCGGTGCCCACCGACAGGCCGATCCCCGCACCCTCGTGGCCGCCGGCATGCCACAGACCTGGCAGTCGTGCATCGGCACCGATCGCCGGCAGATGGTCGGGCAGATAGGGCCGGAAACCGTGATAGTGGCGGATCGCCCGGACCCGGGCCAGGAACGGGAACAACTGGGTGGCATTGCGGGCCAGGGCGGCCAGGGCCTGATCACTGGGCCGGTCGTCGAACCCGACCCGTTCGCGGCTGGAGCCGATCAGCACCGTACCGGCCGGGGTGCCCTCGATCACCGGTGAGGACTGCAGTGCGCCGTCGCCGCTGCCGACGTCGCCGACATACTCGGCGGCATAGACCTTGTGCCGGATCATCGGCGGCAGCGGTTCGGTCACCAGTACGTACCCGCGGCGCGGCGCGACCGGCAGGCTCACCCCGGCCAGGGCGGCCACCGTGGCGGCCCAGGGTCCGGCCGCGTTGACCACCGCACCGGCATGGACCGGCCCGGCCTCGGTGCGTACCCCCAGCAGCCGGTCGCGGTCGACGATCAGCTCCCGTACCTCGGTCCGGGTGCTCAACTGTGCACCGGCGTCGCGGGCGAGCCGGAGCAGTGCGGCGGTGGCCAGGATCGGCTGCACCTGACAGTCGTCGGGGTAGAACGCACCACCGGCCAGGTCGGGCCGCAGGTGTGGCTCGTGGTCGGCGAGATCCTCGGCTTCGACCAGCTCGACCCGCGTGCCGTGGGCGCACTGCTCCTCGACCAGGGTGGTCAGACCGGCGTACCCGCCGACCCCACGGGCCACGACCAGACCACCCTTGGGCTCGAACTCCCAGCGGTGGGCGTGTTCGGCCAGTTCACCGCGCCAGATGCCCAGCGAATGGTGGGCGAGGTCGAGCTCGGGGCCCGGCTCCTTGTCCGAGACCAGGATGTTGCCCTCCCCGTGCGAGGACGTACCGGAGGCGACCTCGCCGCGCTCCAGCACCCGTACCGACATCCCCGCCCGGGCGCAGAAGTAGGCGGTGGCGGCACCGACGATGCCGGCGCCGATGATCACCACATCGGCGGTGCTCATCCGTTCGCTGCATCCGCACCGGTCGGAGCCGCGGCGGTCCCGGCCCACAGCCCCCGGGCATGACCGATGTGCCGCCGGAGCAGGTCCTCGGCGGCGGCCGGTTCATCGGCCTGGATCAGGTCCAGCAGTTGCTGATGCTCCAGGGCGGAGGCGACGAGTTGCTCATCGGCCAGGTTCCGCAGACCGTACATCCGGGTACGCGAGCGCAGCGCGGTCGCCAAATGCACCAGCTGCCGGTTGCCGAACTGCTCGAGCAACAGCGCATGGAAGGCGCGATCGGCCCCGAGATAGCCGGTCAGGTCACCGGCCCGGGCGGCGGTGACGATGTCGTCGGCGTGGCCGGCGAGTTCGCGCTGCACCGGCTCGGCGAGCGGGCCGGCCTCGGCGACCTGACGGACGGCCGGTGCCTCGATCATCGCCCGCAACTGGGCGAGCTCGTCCAGCTCGGCGTCGCTGACCACCGTCACCCGGTAGCCGCGGTTCTTCACGCTCTCCACCATGCCCTCGGCGGACAGGTCGACCATCGCTTCGCGCACCGGGGTCGCCGACACCCCCAGCTGGGCGGCCAGACCCGGCGCGGAGTACATCTCCCCCTCCGACATCTCACCGGAGATGATCGCCGCCCGGAGGCGCTCGGTGACGGTCTCCCGCAGACTCTGGCGCGGTTCCAGGGGGCGGATGCTGGTTTCGTGGTCGTTCACAACAAGAACCCTTCGGCGAACGGGTCATCGGGGTCGAGGAAGTACTGCGCGGTGCCGGTCAACCAGGCGCGGCCACTGACCGTCGGGATCACCGCCGGCAGACCGGCCACCTCGGTCCGGTCGACCAACCGGCCGAGGAAGCGGGAACCGATGAACGACTCGTTCACGAAGTCGGTGTCCAGGCCGAGTTCGCCGCGGGCGTGCAATTGGGCCATCCGGGCACTGGTCCCGGTGCCGCACGGGGAGCGGTCGAACCAGCCGGGATGGATCGCCATCGCATGCCGGGAGTGCCGGGCGGTGGAGTCCGGGGCGTTCAGGTACACGTGGTGACAGCCGTTGATGTCGGACCGCTCGGGGTGCACCGGCCGGTCGGTGGAGTTGATCGCCTCCATGATCGACAACCCGGCGGCCAGCAGCTCGCCCTTGTGGCTGCGGTCGAAGGGCAGACCCAGATCGGCCAGTTCGACCACGGCGTAGAAGTTGCCGCCGAAGGCCAGGTCGTAACCGACGGTGCCGTGACCGGGGACCTCGACCTTGGCGTCGGTACGCAGGGCGAAGGACGCGACATTGGTCAAGGTGACCCGCTCGGCGTGGCCGTCGTGGACCGCGACCGCTGCCCGTACCAGACCGGCAGGGGTGTCCAGGGTGATCGTGGTGACGGGTTCGACCACCTCGACCATGCCGGTCTCGACCAGCACGGTGGCCACTCCCATGGTGCCGTGACCGCACATCGGCAACATTCCGGAGACCTCGATGAAGAGCACCCCGAAATCGGCTTCCGGATGGGTCGGTGGCTGCAGGATCGCGCCGCTCATGGCGGCGTGGCCGCGGGGCTCGTACATCAACAACCGACGGATCCAGTCGCTGTGCTGCATGAAGTGCAACCGTCGCTGGGCCATGGTGGCGCCGGGAATGGTGCCGACGCCGCCGGTGATCACCCGGGTCGGCATCCCTTCGGTGTGGGAATCCACCGCGTGGAAGATCCGCGAGGTACGCATCACCCTCCTGTCCTGCCGACGGGTCGGCCGCCGACCTGCCGCCGGCGGCCGATCCTATCGCTGCCTGCTGTGGTTCAGCCCTGAAACCTGGGACTACTTGTAACCCTTGGCCAGCACGGCCTCGGTGTCGGCGACCACCTTGGCGCGATCGGTCTCGGCGAGTGCGCCGCGCGGCGGACGGCAGACCCCGCCACGCAGGCCGACGATGTCCATCGAGAGCTTGATCGCCTGCACGAACTCGGTCTTGGAGTCCCAGCGCAGCAGCGGGTGCAGATCGCGGTAGATCTCCCGGGCGGCGAACAGATCCTCGGGGTTGCCGGAGGTGGAGAGCCGGTACAGCTCGATGGTCGAGGTGGGGATCGCGTTCGGGTAGCCGGCGACCCAGCCGACGGCCCCGGCCAGCCCCATCTCCAAGACGGTGTCGTCGGTGCCGATCAGCAGATCCATACCGGGCGCGAGTTCCTTGATCTCGTAGGCCCGGCGGACGTCGCCGGTGAACTCCTTCAGCCCGACCATCAGGCCCTCGGCGTGGAGTTCGGCGATCAGTGACGGCAGCAGGTCGACCTTGGTGTCGATCGGGTTGTTGTAGCCGACCACCGGAAGTCCGGCGGAATTGGCGTGGCGGTAGTGATCGATCACGTCGCGGGTGGTGGCGCGGTAGGCATTCGGCGGCAGGCACATCAGGGCGGTGGCGCCGGCATCGGCGGCCTGCTTGGCCCAGTACTCGGTCTGCCGACCGCCGTAGGCGCCGACCCCGGCCATCACGGTGAAGCCCTCCGGTGCCGCTTCGACAGCGGTGGTGATCACCTTGGCGCGTTCGGCCTCGGTCAGCGACTGGTACTCCCCGAGCGATCCGTTCGGGGCGACGCCGTCGCAGCCGGCGGCGGCGAGCCAGCGGACATGATCGGCGAAGGCGTCGTAGTCGACACTCAGATCGTCGTGGTACGGCAGCGCCGTCGCCACCAGTACTCCGTGCCAGGGTTTGCGGGTTTCGGTCATCGGGGCTCCTTGAGGTTCCACGAGCTCATCGGCAACATGTAACATTGTACATAGTTCTCTGGGTGAAGGGAAGCGGCTGTCAGGGACTCCCTCAGCGCAGCTTCTGGACGGCGAACTGCTCCGGTGGCGAGGCGATCGCGTCCTGCGCCGCGACCAGCGCGAGCTCGGCCTGTCCGGACTCGTCGGTGATCCGGAGAACGGCGTAGACCACCGCCGCGGTGGTGGCCAGGGCCGATGCCGCATCGGCACCCGAGAGATGCTCGGAGAAGAACGTGGAGGCCGTCAGGTCACCCGACCCGGTGAAATTGCGATCCAGCTTCGGCGTGGTCACCGCCCACGCCCCGTGCGCGTCCACGGCCACCATCGACACCCCCGGGCCGTCGGTTGCCAGCTCCGGCACCTCCACACTGGTCACCAGGACCAGACCCGGACCCTGGGCGCGGATCCGATCGGCGGCGGTCAGCACATCGGACAGCGACGCGATCGGGGTGTCGGCGAGGAAGGCCAGCTCGAACTGGTTGGGGGTGACGATGTCCGCGGCCGGGACCACGGTGTCGCGCATGAACTCGGGAATCCCGGGACGGACGTAGAAGCCGCGGCCGACATCGCCCATCACCGGATCACAGCAGTACTCCGCGCGCGGGTTGCGCCGGCGTACCAGTGCCAGGGCCTGCAGCACCGCCTGGCCGGTCTCCTCCGCACCCTGATACCCCGAGAGGACCCCGTCGACGTGGGCCAGTGCCCCGCGTTCGTCGATCCCGGTGACCACGTCGACGATGTCGGCGGCCTGCAGCACCGGGCCGCGCCAGGCGCCGTACCCGGTGTGGTTGGAGAAGTGCACGGTGATCACGGGCATCACCTCGTACCCGCGACGCATCAGCGGGAAGGTGGCCGCGGAGTTGCCCACGTGCCCGTAGGCGACACTCGACTGGATCGACAAGATGGTGGTCACCCGCTGCATTGTGCCAGCGCCGACGCCGCTGCGTGGTGATGTTCTCCCCCGTGGCCGGGTGGGCGTTCGACCAGGTGCCCGGGGTGGCACAATCCGGGCTGTGATGACCGATCGGTCCGGGGTCCGTCGAATCTATCCCGGTTTCGCCGCACTGGCCCACCGCGGCGGCCCGGGTCTGCCGGCCAGTCGCGGGCGGGAGAACTCGATGCTCGCATTCGGCAACGCGATCGAATGGGGTTATCGGTGTCTGGAGACCGATGTGCAGGCGACCCGTGACGGGGTGCTGGTCACCTTCCACGACGCGACGTTGGACCGTACCACCGACTCCTCCGGCACTCTCACCGCGCTGCCCTGGAGCGAGGTGCGGCAGGCCCGGATCGGTGGCACCGAACCGATCCCGACCCTGGACGAGGTACTGGACAGCTTCGACGCCACGGTGAACATCGACCTGAAGAGCGAGAACGCCACTGAGCTGGTGGCCGGGGCCGTTCATCGTCACCGCGCCGAGGACCGGGTGTGCGTGGTCTCCTTCGACGACAACCGGTTGCGCCGGTTCCGGCGGTTGACCGGTGGTCGGATCGCCACCGTCTGCACCCAGTCGGCCGTCGCAGCGGTGATCGGCAGTCCGAGCGTACGGCTGGGCCGCGGCATCGGCGGGGACGTCTTCCAGGTCCCGGTGACCCATCGGGTCGGGCCGCTGCGGGTCCCGGTGATCAACCGTCGGTTCCTCGAGCGGGCCCATGCGCTCGGCAGACCGGTGCACGCCTGGACGATCAACGACTCCGAGCAGATGCATGGGCTGATCGATCTGGGCATCGACGGCATCATCACCGACCGGATCGACGTCCTTCGCGAGGTCCTGACCGAACGCGGTCTGTGGTGAGCCCCGACCCCACGCCGACGGCACACCAACCCGTGGGCGACCGTCCGGTGCCGAAGTACAAGATCGCCACCTGGGCCCTGTGGGACTGGGGATCGGCAGCCTTCAACGCCGTCATCGTCACCTTCGTCTTCGCCCCCTACGTGGCCTCCTCGGTCGCACCGGCCGACGGCCCGATCAGCGGAAGCGAGTACATCGCCCGGGCGATGGCGGTCACCGGTCTGGTGGTCGCACTGATTGCTCCGCTGATGGGCCAGCGTTCGGATGCCCGCGGTACGCGGAGACGCAGTGTGGCCATCTGGTCCGGACTCACCTGGCTGTCGATGGCGGCGCTCTACCTGGTCGAGGACACCCCGGACCATCTGCTGCTGGCGCTGGTCCTGCTCGGCGTCGGCAACCTGTTCTTCGAACTGGCGGAGGTCAACTACTTCGCCATGATCGGCCAGATCTCCACCCCCGAGAACGTCGGCCGGATCTCCGGGATCGGTTGGGCCGCCGGCTACTTCGGCGGCATCGTGTTGCTGGCGCTGCTCTACTTCGGCCTGATCGCCCCCGATGTCGGCTGGTTCGGTGTCACCTCGGTGGACGGTCAGCGCTACCGGATGGTCGCCCTGCTCGCCGCCGGCTGGTTCGCGATCTTCGGTCTGCCGCTGCTGTTGACGATCGAGCGGAACACTCCGCCGGCGGGTGCTCGGGCGCTCGGGCTGCTCGATTCCTACCGCAAACTGTTCGCCGACCTGCGACGGTTGTGGCGCTCGGATCGGCGCGCGGTCTGGTTCCTGCTGGCCGCGGCGATCTATCGCGACGGTCTGGCCTCGGTGTTCACACTCGGTGCCGTGCTGGCCGTGAGCATCTACGGGCTCTCCGAGGCCGATGTGCTGATCTTCGGCATCGTCGCCAATGTGGTCGCCGGGGTGGCGGCACTGGCCGGCGGGTGGATCGAGGACCGGGTCGGTACGAAACGGGTGATCCTGATCGCCTTGGGGATACTGGTCGCCTCCGCGACGGTGCTGCTGTTCGCCGCCGGACCGACCATGTTCTGGATCTTCGGGTTGATCCTCTGCATCTCGGTCGGGCCCGCTCAGGCCTCCTCCCGGTCCTACCTGGCCCAGATCGCACCGCGCAGCGCCGAGGGTGAGATGTTCGGTCTCTACGCCACCAGCGGTCGGGCGGTCTCCCTGCTCGGCCCCGGGCTCTTCGCGCTGATCGCCGCCATCGCCTCCGAACGCTTCGGCATCCTCGGGATCATCCTGCTGCTGGTGGTCGGTGCGGCGATCCTGTGGCGGCTGCCGAACCGCCCCGAGGAAACCCCCGCGATCGCCGACTGAGCGTCGCTGCGCGCACTGACCCCCACAGGCGTCACGCGCCCCCCGATTGCGTCTGTTCCGCAGCATCTGCAGCTATGAGGCCGGTTTGGCTGCGTTTCCTGCGGAATAGATGGGACGGGCGACACCGTTTCGCTCCAAGCGCCGAGGGCCTGGGAGTCGGCGGGCTGGGAGCCGGAGAGGCTGGAAAACTCGGCTGTATCTGGGGAAAAGCCCCCGGATCCCACCGCCGGGGCGTCGCGCGTGCCACGATGGGAGCAGCTTTCACCGGGAACATTTTCCCGCCGCCCGACGTTGACAACGATGAGTCCACGACCCGAGGAGACATGATGGCCGATCGTTCATTGCGTGGTACGGGCCTGGGCAGCAAGAGCTTCGAGGACGAGGGTGGCGTCGAGTTCGCCGCTCGCCAGGAGCTCGGCTTCGACTGCCCGCGCGGCCACCACTTCACCAAGACCTTCGCTGTGGAGGCCGAACTGCCCACCGAGTGGGAGTGCCCCCGCTGCGGTGCCGAGAGCCTCCGATCCGACGGCGTCCGGGGTGAGGCGAAGGAGACCAAGCCGGTACGTACCCACTGGGACATGCTGCTGGAACGCCGTTCGATCGCCGAGCTGGAGGAACTCCTCAGCGAGCGGTTGACCCTGCTCCGGGCCGGCGAACTGCGTCCGATGGAGATCCACAAGCCGCAGACCACCCGTCGCCGCAGCGCCTGAGCGCGTAGCGCGAAGGCCCCGACGTGACCGGGGCAGCGGCTCGGACAGCGACGAGAACAGGGACCGAGCCCGATGGGGCACGGTCCCTGTTGCATGTCCGGGGTTGCATGTCCGGGGTTGCATGTTCGGGCCCGGTTCGCTGATGATCACCGGCAGCTGGTCCTCGGTGACCTGTCTTCACCTCCGAGCCCGGTAGTCGCGATCGGACGGCGCTCAGGGGATCGCTAGGGCTCGAGCCGACGGTGCTCGGGATCGACGACATCACCGGAGACCACGTCACCCTCGACCACCTCGCCGTCGATCACCGTGCCGCCCATCCGACCGCGCTGGGTCTGGAACTGATCGGTCAGGCCACCGAACCGACGCCGCAGACAGCGCGACAGCAGGCGCCTCGGCAGAGGCCGGGTGAACGGCAGCAGCAGGATCAGGGCGATCACGTCGGTGATCAGACCGGGGACGATCAGGGCGATCCCGCCCAGCATCACCAGGCCGCTGTCGAGCAGTTCGGTGGTTGGGGTACGACCGGCGGCCGAGGCCTCGGCCAGACGCTCCCAGGTCTTGCCGCCCTCCCGCCGGGTCAGCCAGCTGCCGAGCAGGGCACCCACGATCAGCACCAGCAGGGTCCACCAGCC comes from the Naumannella halotolerans genome and includes:
- a CDS encoding (2Fe-2S)-binding protein; the encoded protein is MSGDRIQLIVNQEPTPARAGQSVAAALLEAGYVAWRRTRHGGRPRGAFCGIGVCFDCLATIDDVAARRTCLVEVAEGMRVQLDGEVER
- a CDS encoding proline racemase family protein, which codes for MRTSRIFHAVDSHTEGMPTRVITGGVGTIPGATMAQRRLHFMQHSDWIRRLLMYEPRGHAAMSGAILQPPTHPEADFGVLFIEVSGMLPMCGHGTMGVATVLVETGMVEVVEPVTTITLDTPAGLVRAAVAVHDGHAERVTLTNVASFALRTDAKVEVPGHGTVGYDLAFGGNFYAVVELADLGLPFDRSHKGELLAAGLSIMEAINSTDRPVHPERSDINGCHHVYLNAPDSTARHSRHAMAIHPGWFDRSPCGTGTSARMAQLHARGELGLDTDFVNESFIGSRFLGRLVDRTEVAGLPAVIPTVSGRAWLTGTAQYFLDPDDPFAEGFLL
- a CDS encoding UDP-N-acetylglucosamine 1-carboxyvinyltransferase; this encodes MTDTSLDRIGSLIRDARKHRGLTQHQLAEVLGTSQSAIHRIEAGNQNLSLDMVGRIARALDSELITVGRKGPEHLRVHGGRPLSGSISVLTSKNAAVALLCASLINRGTTTVRNIARIEEVNRILEVLTSIGVKATWLPGTSDLVLERPDRLDLEAMDVEAARRTRSIIMFLGPLLHYYPEFLLPYAGGCDLGARTIEPHLQVLRRFGLTVEATEGYYHCRVDRDSVEGNRTIVLTERGDTVTENALMAAAMTPGETTLRNASSNYMVQDLCFFLQALGVTIEGVGTTTLKIYGVESINRDVEYFPSEDPIEAMSLLTAAIVTNSELTVERAPIEFLEIELAILTEMGLKFDVSEEYVARNGKTRLVDLTIHPSQLKAPIDKLHPMPFPGLNIDNLPFFGVIAASAQGQTLINDWVYENRAIRMTDLNRLGAQVTLLDPHRVQVTGPTKWRGQEVVCPPALRPAVCLLLGMLAAKGTSILRDVYVINRGYEDLANRLNSVGASIERFSD
- a CDS encoding NAD(P)/FAD-dependent oxidoreductase; amino-acid sequence: MSTADVVIIGAGIVGAATAYFCARAGMSVRVLERGEVASGTSSHGEGNILVSDKEPGPELDLAHHSLGIWRGELAEHAHRWEFEPKGGLVVARGVGGYAGLTTLVEEQCAHGTRVELVEAEDLADHEPHLRPDLAGGAFYPDDCQVQPILATAALLRLARDAGAQLSTRTEVRELIVDRDRLLGVRTEAGPVHAGAVVNAAGPWAATVAALAGVSLPVAPRRGYVLVTEPLPPMIRHKVYAAEYVGDVGSGDGALQSSPVIEGTPAGTVLIGSSRERVGFDDRPSDQALAALARNATQLFPFLARVRAIRHYHGFRPYLPDHLPAIGADARLPGLWHAGGHEGAGIGLSVGTGKLLAQAITGAEPDLSLLPFDPARFDRASAGAA
- a CDS encoding FAD-dependent oxidoreductase — its product is MTEESLQVAVVGAGPAGLTAAVAAVEHGARVILVDAGDQPGGQFWRHPSERVRHGDEGEPVNSGAHHWAEHLRLRRRLAELRAAGRVVVHTDTQVAAIRETGTGLLLHTHSPRDAGPRPDLTADRLVLATGAYDRQLPIPGWDLPGVFSAGGVQALLKGSGTAPGRRLVIAGTGVFLLPVAVQAAAAGVRVEAVCEANPIRRWLPGLHRATLVSKAVEGAGYALALLRHRIPYRTSTAITEILGTDRVEAVVTSKLRADGSAVPGSQRRIETDTVALGWGFTPQLELGLSLGLQTRTDTDGSLVLVVDDQQHTSHPQIWAAGESTGVGGVDLALTEGGLAGAAAAGTPRRPPAKLARQRGFARTLHQASPVPARWDQWLRPDTTVCRCEEITVAELVGVRDDLAAGDGRTAKGLSRAGMGWCQGRICGFAAACLTERTPTPSARSLAQVGRRPLAGPVSLAELGEWDASGS
- the lpdA gene encoding dihydrolipoyl dehydrogenase; the protein is MSAHFDVVVLGAGPGGYVAAIRAAQLGLKTAIVEKKYWGGVCLNVGCIPSKALLRNAELAHIFNHRAKDFGISGEVSFDYGAAHSRSRKVSEQMIKGVHFLMKKNKITEYDGWGTFTDAKTIAVELNDGSSETLTADNVIIAAGATTKLLPGVSKSDKVVTYEEQILESEVPDSIIIAGAGAIGIEFAYVLANYGVDVTIVEFLDRIVPLEDPEISKELTKAYKKLGVKILTSTKVDSIDESGDGVTVTVSKADGSDSQELKADKVLSAIGFAPRLDGYGLDATGVQTTERGAIAIDDHMRTNVDGVYAIGDVTGKLLLAHTAEAQGVVAAETIAGAETMPINYDMIPRATYCQPQVASFGYTEEQAKDKGYDVKVAKFPFTANGKAHGLGEPVGFVKVVADATHNELLGAHMIGPEVTELLPELTLAQLWDLTADEVARNIHAHPTLSEALKETVEGIAGHMINL
- a CDS encoding GntR family transcriptional regulator, yielding MNDHETSIRPLEPRQSLRETVTERLRAAIISGEMSEGEMYSAPGLAAQLGVSATPVREAMVDLSAEGMVESVKNRGYRVTVVSDAELDELAQLRAMIEAPAVRQVAEAGPLAEPVQRELAGHADDIVTAARAGDLTGYLGADRAFHALLLEQFGNRQLVHLATALRSRTRMYGLRNLADEQLVASALEHQQLLDLIQADEPAAAEDLLRRHIGHARGLWAGTAAAPTGADAANG